The genomic interval TTCTCCGAGGAAAAAATCGCAAAGTCAGTTGCAACCTACAATATCGCATTCTAGACTACTCGTTTTCCAAATCGATGAAATTAATCGatcctttttttttcaaaagaaatttCTCTCGATCAGTAGAAGGAATTATCGGTGATTTTCTCATAGGGGTGCTTTAATCACCTACAGCTAGctcaattttaatttcatccTAATCAAAAACTTTCTCCATCATCCTGAAACCTATGCAAAAGAGTACCCAAAAGTCTCGCGCTGGAAAGTTTTACAGTTCTCCGAGGAAAAAATCGCAAAGTCAGTTGCAACCTACAATATCGCGTTCTGGACTACTCGTTTCCCAAATCGATCAAATTAATCGATCCTTTTTTTCCAAAAGAAATTTCTCTCGATCAGTAGAAGGAATTATCGGTGATTTTCATTGGAGAATTACTGCCGAGGAGAGACGGTGATCAGGAGGCCGAAGCTTGAAAATGGAAGGAGAACGCCCGCGAGAAAGTCAACGTTCGCTATCAGCACGAAAAAGAAGTTCGACTACCAACCGTATCGATTAAAGGATTAGCAAGACCGTTGACAACCGGGCTACCGGACGGTTCACTTTCACCCCGATCGATCTGTATAGCCGGCTCTCGATTATTATTTCGGTGTGCGCTATCAAACGAAACATTGCACAGGAGAGGTAGAAACACGGTTCTTGCTTGCTTGGTTGCTTGGTTGCTTGCTTGCGCGCTCACGCTCGCGAGAAAACCAGTCGCATGGGGTTGGATtggaatgaaaaaaatttcactCGTCTACTATGAATTTAATCAAAACTTTCTACATTGGCTCCGCTCATATGCGCTCGTGTGTCCGATAATCCTACAGAGATAAACGAGTAATTACGTTCATGATTACTTTCACTTGTTTCATACATGTTCGGTCGGTTTCATCGCGGCCGGACAGGCGAGTATCGCGCGGATGCGAGCCGCGTGATGCAACTCGCGGAAACCGTTGCTTCAAAGTGCACTCCTGGCTGAGCAAAAGTCCAAAATTAAAGATTTGAAAACGTGGAAACTATTCTCCGAATAAATTGCTTCGGAATTGATAGCAATTTCTTGTAGATTCACGAATGGATATCAATATCAATTAAATATTGAGAAAATTTGTAAATGCACTATAGAAAGTGCATCTAACCCCTGCATTAATATACCTCGAAGtggaaagaaaataataaaaatagtatggtaaaaatattccaaaacACAGTAGAGGAAAACTAATGAGAAATACTGTGAAAATATTCTGGGCTttccaaaaaattggaaaacAAGTACAAAATAaccataaaaaaattgaaataaaaataattttgctcAGCTAGAATCACATACTAAAGCACTGTGCAGCGCTAGGCACCACTGCGTGCTTATGTCTATTGAGAAAACGGAATCGCTATACAAACGAACGCGGCAAGTACTCGCAATTCGATCAGCGAGTCGGAGGATTACATATGTTTGATAGGCTTGGAACCAATCTAATCTCAACTATATTTTTGATTATCATTCTTGGAGAGTATTCCTCAAAGTTCCGGAATAAAATTCGCATAAATAGCAAAACTATAATTCAGAGAAGTTAAAACACTCCCTTAAGTGACTCGGATCCTCGTTGTTTTCATCATCGGTACTAGAAATATCTCGAACACTAGCGAACCGATTTGcataaaattttgtacaaatgtTCACGATCCTATATGCCAATGTCAGCTATAGAACTTTTTTGATTTATGCTTGTCGTATTTTATAGATTAAACATATTTTAAGACCGACAAAAGGTAGCGATTCTACGAGTTGCAAGTTTTAGAAAAATCTgtgtattaaaaattgattatggCGACAATCTCAATTCTAGTGAGTAGATAATAGAACAGAGAACATCAGCTATAACgtcaattttcattcagatGACAAATAATTTACCATCAAGCATTTCCTTCCCCTTCGACATTTCTAGTACCGCAAGAAGCTTCCAAAACGACCGATCGGTAAACCAGCCACCGCAACCATAAAATTCGCCTAATCGCGGTGAAACTTTAAGGAAACCCTCTCCAAAGACCGCTCTACAGAACGTATATCCTGCTTCCCAATAACCGATAACCCCATCCACACAGGAAATCAAACATACGTAACCCCGGAGGAGAACCGTTCACAGCATGATCCACCACCACACTCCGCGCACGTAAGCTTGTTCCGTCTTTAGGCCACGGTAGCACCATGATCACCAGTAGCGTCAGCATCGTCATCGATGAAAATCAGAGGAACCGAAAATCCTGACTCGACCAATCAACGACTCTCCCATCcatcccctctccctctctcatcTCCTCCATCGATTAATGAAAATCGCTTCTCGCTTCTGAACCATAAACGACTGATCGAACGCGATTGACTCATGAAAATGCCATACCCCTTCGCGATAGTTCCAGATTCTTCGGGACGGTGTGGTAACGCCTCGTCCCGGCGGGAAAGGTTCCCTGGGCCTCTGTCGACGGGGatcctcgtcgtcgtcctcctcgGCTTCGTCTTCGCTGTCCTCTTCGTCCTCGAAACGCCTGCGTCTGCCGGCGTGCAACTCCTGCGCAGGACGTCGCCGGCGTCTTCTCTCAACGGTGGCCTCGGGACTAGATCTGATCCTGATGATCGTTGCGCCGTTTCGCTCGCGAGTCGACGAGAATCTGCCGTCTAGATCCTTCGATTGATCTGCGTCCCCCAGAGCATAAACGGTAGAATACTCCTTCCGCTGTTTCTCGTCAACCTCGCTGGGTCTCTTCTCTCTGATCTCGAGAAAGGATCCCACTTCCGGGGAAGGATCTCGCTCGATTTCCGAATGTCCTTCAGGATTAGATCGATACTTGCTGTTCTCTCTCAGATACGTCGCAGCGAACAGCCTGTTGCTCTCGTGCCAGGTGTTAGAGTCGAAATCCTCCCGATCCTTGCAATTATCTCGACAATCGCCTCTTTTCGGAGGATTCAGCGGCTTAGAGTGTCTCTCGGAGTTCCTATCGAAAGAATCGTGGCTTTTACTCCGGAGGGAGGCTCGCCTCTTCGCGGAGGAGTCCCGGTCCTTCGAGGGACTCCTTCCGCCTTGATCCAGGACCTCTTCGTTTAGAACCTCGCTTTCCGTTTGATAGGAAGCCGGGAGGAATTCAACGTAACGGCCATTGGGAGAGGTCCTTCGTCTCGAATCGTCCAAACTGCGGAAGGCCACCTTCCCAGGCTCGTTGCCATCATTTTTGTAAGAGATCCTTGGGCTCGAATCCTCCTCCTCGTCGTGGTCCTTGTACGAAATCCCGGCGAACTCCACGGTCTTCTCTTTAAACGAGTTTTTCCTGCCGACGTCGCGATGCTTCAAACCGACTCTGCCCGCCTCCACCTCGTGCTCCTTGAACGAATGGATCCTCTGCCCCTCGTCCTGCTCCTTGAACGTTATCCTGCTCACCCCGTGTCCTTTCGCGTTCTTTCTCTCCTCCTCGTTCTCGTAGTTCCGCGTCGAGATTCGCCCGTAATCCGAGCCCTGATCCTTCAACGAGTTCTTCCTGACCGGCTCGAATCCTTGCTCCTTGAACGATCCTCTCCTGGACACGTGTTCCTGATCCTTCCGGAAGTTCTTCTCGGTGTCCTGGTTCTTGAACGAGTTCTTCCGGTGAACGTCGTTTTCCTTCGACGAAGTTTTTCTATTCAGGCTCGACTCGCGAACTTTCTTCGCGTCCCCGGTCTTGAAGGAGCTCTTCCGCGTTACCTGACGATCCTGGTCTTTGAAGGACTCTTTTCTAGTTAGATCGCCGGCCGAGTCTTTCAGAGGAGCTCTTCTGGCCGAGTCTAGGTCCCGTCTAGGCTCCAGAAGCGCCCGCTCGTATCTCTGTATCCTGATATCGAAGTCTTCAGGATTTCCTTCGTAGGCGTAACTCCTTCGTTTGGGACTGTCCTTCCTGCGCGGAGGATCGTCCTCCAGCTCTCTGGATCGCCTATGACTCTTCTCCAAACCGTATAGATCACTTTTATGCCGAAATCCGCGAGTTTCTTCGCTCTTCCGCGTGTCCTCGTTCTTTTCGCCGATTTCGGATTTGTCGAGCCTCCGATCGACTGACCGGCTCCTGCCCTCTTCGAAGTCGTTCCTCTCACCTTCCCGGACCCTAGATCTCGCCGTCCTTCGATCCTCCCTTCTGTCCTCCTTCTGACTCCCGAATTCTCTGTCGCAATCCTCACGATCCGCTCGATTGTCGCCACGGCTCGCGCTCTTCGATCTATGCTCGTCCTTCTCCGGGCTGAGGGAGTCTCGATCCCTCTTCGACTTCATCTTCTCCTCCTCCCGGGACTTGAAACGCTCGATCATCGCCCTGATCCGTCGATCGGGCGACCTCCCGTCCACAGCCAGGCTCTCGATCTCCCTCAGAAGCAGATCCCTTTCGTCGATCGGCTGGGAATCGTTTTTCCGATGCGATTTCGAGGACACCTTCGCGTCGGATCCTTCCCAGGTGTCTTTCCTTCTGGATCGGTGCGATTGATCCCGATCGACCGACCCGGTTCTTCCACGATCGTCGTCCCGGCGATCGTGTTTCGCGAAATCGTTCCTGGACCGTCCGTTCGTTAAACGCGAGTCCTCGAACCGATCCGGTTGCTTCCTCGAGCCGAGCCTGTCGTCCTGAACGATGTCCTTGATGTCCCAGGCGCCGAAATGCTCCCTGCTCTTTTTGTATAGCTGGTCCGCGTCGTCGGGCGATCGGTCTTTATGGTCGCGGCCATTTTTCGCCTCGTCGTTCTGCCTGGTCATACCAAAATGGTACCGATTCGTGCCGTTCTTGTACGATTTCAGATCCTCGCGGAAATGATCTCTCCTCACCGCGACATCGGAGTTATCCTTCGAAGATCCGCGTAGCCTGGACGACATGCCGCCGCTGGTTCTATCACTATGGCCGAGTACGATAGGACGACGTCCCTCACTGTAACTGTCCGGCGTCACGCTCGAAACTGTTCAAGGCTCCGTGACGGTTCGTTCGCGACGAAAGAAGTGCGCACGGTTCCCGATCACCACATGTCCACGTCGCGTGGATCGTCCGGATCCAAGGATCTATCGAGCCCTCGACGTTGCGAGCGGCATCGATCCGTCGAAGAACTGGTCGCGCGTTTCGACTCCACCGAAGGCAACGGGAACGAGTgacgacgatcgatcgtcggcttggtCGTCGTCGGTCTCATCGATCTCCGTCGATCGACTGGCGGAGATCTCGCGAGCGGTTCCGCAAGGAGCAGAGGACTCTTTCTCGCTCGTGCTGCTTGCCCAGGCGACGAAGGATCCCTTTCGGTGTCTGGGGCTCCTTTTTCGCGCAGAGACCAAGCCGGCTCTGTTCTGAAGGAACGAGCGGAGCAGACGACCCTGAAAGTCGTCTGTGGACTTTCACGAACGCGAGCACTTTGCCGGTCGGAGTCACCACGAGAGTGTGCACCGGAGGAGAGCGTGttcctcctctccctctcccctcgGCATGGACGGGGCTCCCTTCCTCGATTCCTTCcaccttcctcctcctcctcttctcctTCTACTCCTTTTCCTTCTCCTTACCCCTTTCTCCTCCTCTCTCCCAAAGTGCCCCCCTTTCGTCCTCCGGCAAAGCGTATACAGTATACAGTATAACAACCGCCGCCGCCTCCTACTTCTTCTTCCTCGCTGTCCTCTGTCTCCTGCGGTCGGTCGGTCCTCCTCGAGGCGAGGCAAGGTAaagcgaggcaaggcgaggcggACCACTCGATTCTCCCGTTAATCCAGCTCCTCCACGGTCTCCTCCCGATATCAACCGCGACACCGCTCCACGTGAGGTCGAATCCCTCTGACTTGGGTTCACCGGGATTCTGGAATTCCCGATGACCGACTCGGAATTTCCTCCGAATTTCGCGGAACGCTTGGTTCCTTTTAGCAGTGACTATTTTTCCAGGATCTACTGCAAGTTCAATTGGATCGCAGTTGCAGCGATGATCTCACCGGTTATTAGCAATCGCCTATTCCTTCGGTAATTGTTATCGTCCTTTGAAATCCCCAGGCCAGCGTCTCTCTCAACTTCGAAAGAAGGGTCAAATCCCAACCCAGCAGTAGCACCAAGGCGTGGTCCCAGCTCCTGAGACTCGTCCCTGTCCCTCCGATCCTTTTTCCCGCGAGTATCTCCGGATCACCGGTTTCCTCGTTCGCTTATCGACAAGGTGTAATCGCGTAGTTATCGCTCGCGCGATCGGAAGCCGCAAATTATACCGAAACTGCGCCGGTAAATTGATACAGTGTCCCGTACGCGGAGGCTGTCTAATTACAGTGATCTCGCTCTCGAGAGCAGCCCGGCAGCTCTTCTAATCGGCTATCGTTTTCTATAGCGCTCTTGGAGAAAGGgagacaaagagagaaagagagagagacagagataaGCTTTTCATCGGTGCTTTCTCGTTCCACGTATCCAGGCGACGGGAGTCGAGGACCTTCGGGGAAAAATCGCGAAACATCGTCGAAGCTGACGAGAGTTCGTAACGAGTCCTCGGACGAGTCGTTAACGACTCCTGGAGGACGGGAAGGACGAAGGTATCCGGTTCGATCGGCGTTTAATACACGTTCGACGTTGAAAAACGTCGCCTATCGAGCCGCCGGAATCCTCGACGAGAGCCGAAACACTTCTCTCGAGGCTCCTCGACTCTTATCTGGAACCGATAAAACGCGAAACTCCCGCGTTTCCGCGGTACAACTATGCCCGACCGTAATGGCGGTCTCGAAATCTCTGGAAGCGGAAGAGTAGACCCGCGAAACTGGTTGCGAGCTTCTTGACTCACCGGTTCTAAATCAACCAGGAGGAAAACGAACGAGACAAATCGCCGGGCCTTACTCGGAAATACCGTCAAAGTGGATTCTTTCGGCTGACTCGATTCGGGCGAACGAACTCTGATGATTCATCATTCGAAATAAAGCCCACGGGAACCACAAAAGCATTCTTTCCTGGCTCGTTCCAACTATACCAACTCttacaaatatttgaaaattgattaaccccttgtcctaccCGCTAACTCCCGATCGCTCGGGCCACGATAAACAAGGTCGGTCGGTCACGCGTCGAACTTGCGCAAATTGTATGCGTCGTGTGATATGAAAATATCGAGAACCGCGGGTCTGACTAgtgttgtttacgtttggtcgGAACGAGGTACCACCAGCCAGGTGCGTGTTGTTTATGTTTGGTCCCAACGAGGTACCTCGGGTCAGGCTTGTGCTTATTGTTATTCGCCCAAATTTCTTACCACGAGTCTCACTCTTTCGAGTTAACAccgaacctaccacggtcaaaattaccggttttctatttcagaaTGATTGCAATTATACGAACGTTTTCAtagaaaattactgaattgacttctttatttaagcacatattataatgaaaatcgtacaaaaaatttaactaaattcaatcttctcccttctataagacgttccaATTtgatatgttttgtgcttggtaggtttataATGCTTCTATGAATGAAGCAAGGTGAAAGCAGtgtgaaacaaataaaattcgcATGGCAGTTGACgcgttaaaaaatgaattttccacGCTCCAATAATTGGATAACGGTACGTTATTTAAATGTCCGTAGTATTCCACATTGGATCAGCTCATTTTCGTCAGAACAAAATCGGCAATCTACAGTCGGCCATGAGGCCCGTGGTGCCGGGATCGAGGAGTACGTCGATGGCTGCTTAATGAGACAGGATAATTCCATTTAAACGGAGCAAGGCTCTCGTTAGGGCCCGAGACAatgaggccggcgaggggtgaAATATTGCGCCGTGTCCTCCGCCGatcgtcgatcgtcgatcgcTGCACCTATGGCACAATTTACAGCGGGCCGCGATTTATCGCGCGTGGGCGACCGGCTCGTTGTAAATCGGACACAGACGGATAATTTTCGACCGGGTTCCAGCGGGCGTGCCCCGGCTTCAAATGATGTGTGTATGCGTGCGCTCCCCTTCTACCGATATGTGTACATGTACACATATATACTGATATACCGTACATATATCGCTCGTTAATCGGCGCAGCGTCCCCTAAGTGGGCTTTCACTGTTGCGCCACGGCGAACAATCGCCCGTGGCTCGCGTTTCTCGTTCGCGATATGAATTACGACAATGACACGCTGATATCTTGATCGATCTCGCCGATCCGAGCGGTCGGCTGCCGTGTCGCGTGCCCTAGGACCTTGGAAACATATTTCACGGTGCACCAGAACAGCCTATTAACAGCTCGAATCGATCCTGTCTCGGCTGTCTATTCGCCGCCTTGTTGCTACCCCAATCATCATTTTTAAACCCCGGGTTAACACTCGTTTGGAGTCATCATTCCCCGCAGCGATTTCGTACGGTTTCTTTTCTGTCAGCGACGAGGATGATAGACTGCGTATCTtcgtggaaattaaaaattgcttcgACTCGAAGAAGCAGGTGCCACTTTGAAATTGCTTTCTTCCTTCGATTATTTTAACAGGTCAGATATATCCTGACTCTTCAAAACCATGAACTTGCATGAAGTTTCTTCGACAGAGACTTTTCTGCGCAAATGGTCAGCAGAGTAGTACCGAGCAGGACACAAGGACCATTCGTTTCCGTCGAAGAAGATGCAACGAGTGACGGCCTTGATTTCTCGTTTCTGCGCACGGGAAGATCGTTCGTGAAATCGATCGCGCTGGCTTTAGCCTACATAACCAATACACCTCACTCTCTCCTTCTCTTGCTCTCTTTTCGTACTCTCAATGCCGCGCGCACTTTTACCTCGGCTCTTCGCGAACAATTAACCAGGACGAAAGAAATCCAAAATTCTCCTCCTCTTAGCCGTTCGGAATCGTGCCGTACGGTACCGGGAATGAATCTACGGAGTCCCCTGGCCCGAAGCAGTTTCCGGAACTGTTCGATTCAGTCGTTGACAGTTCGCAAACTGTTGAGATTGCCCCGTGGCCCGCGATTCACAGTTCTCTCTCGCGGTTAGAAATTCATCGGGCAATTAGCGGCGAGCGGACCGCGAAGCGGAACTTAATTGCCGCGCGTTTAGAACGCCGGGGACCCGTTAAACGGTCGACGCGTACTTGGAAAACGGGTCTCCTCGGGTTCTGGGGTCCGCGGAGCAGAAATCGCGGCTCGGGCCCCGTAGGTGCACCGTCCCTGACCGGCACAGGAAACAGGGTGCAGCCTTCTGTTCGGACACCTGCTCGCTCGTTCGTTCGATCGCGAAGGGCTTCGAGGCGTCTCGGCACACGAAGCTGTGTTCGATCACCTGGCTTCGAAACGCGTGTTGCTCGATACGCCTTCGCTACCGAGAGACACAGGTGTTGCCCCTGCGATCTTCCTACCTTCCAACGTTTCCTATTCTTCGGAAACCACGTCATGTTCAGCAGCTTTCGGAAAATTTCGACACATTCGCTACCATCGTCACACATACAGTCAAAAGTAATCGGTCAAAAGAACGGCTTGAGTTTTATT from Halictus rubicundus isolate RS-2024b chromosome 2, iyHalRubi1_principal, whole genome shotgun sequence carries:
- the Lmpt gene encoding four and a half LIM domains protein limpet isoform X1, with translation MTRQNDEAKNGRDHKDRSPDDADQLYKKSREHFGAWDIKDIVQDDRLGSRKQPDRFEDSRLTNGRSRNDFAKHDRRDDDRGRTGSVDRDQSHRSRRKDTWEGSDAKVSSKSHRKNDSQPIDERDLLLREIESLAVDGRSPDRRIRAMIERFKSREEEKMKSKRDRDSLSPEKDEHRSKSASRGDNRADREDCDREFGSQKEDRREDRRTARSRVREGERNDFEEGRSRSVDRRLDKSEIGEKNEDTRKSEETRGFRHKSDLYGLEKSHRRSRELEDDPPRRKDSPKRRSYAYEGNPEDFDIRIQRYERALLEPRRDLDSARRAPLKDSAGDLTRKESFKDQDRQVTRKSSFKTGDAKKVRESSLNRKTSSKENDVHRKNSFKNQDTEKNFRKDQEHVSRRGSFKEQGFEPVRKNSLKDQGSDYGRISTRNYENEEERKNAKGHGVSRITFKEQDEGQRIHSFKEHEVEAGRVGLKHRDVGRKNSFKEKTVEFAGISYKDHDEEEDSSPRISYKNDGNEPGKVAFRSLDDSRRRTSPNGRYVEFLPASYQTESEVLNEEVLDQGGRSPSKDRDSSAKRRASLRSKSHDSFDRNSERHSKPLNPPKRGDCRDNCKDREDFDSNTWHESNRLFAATYLRENSKYRSNPEGHSEIERDPSPEVGSFLEIREKRPSEVDEKQRKEYSTVYALGDADQSKDLDGRFSSTRERNGATIIRIRSSPEATVERRRRRRPAQELHAGRRRRFEDEEDSEDEAEEDDDEDPRRQRPREPFPPGRGVTTPSRRIWNYREGGVLITDVEEGQPCLQCGETCSGFSPHTWRKNCTSCKCPREAHDVCHEEWVSVRSRLGLKGEESTSPVGFDPRAKGLAWAPPGLPAHKVDEYFAMLPEISVPRLGTPGERYRDRQLAIQLPKQDLARTYCRHLNPKHASSADDFMAARNEIALDIGTVQEVLERDLHCGACLSPLKYGSLAVSTSKLGLLYHPACFRCTDCKELLVDLAYCVHDDTLFCERHYAEQLKPRCAACDELIFSGEYTKAMNKDWHSGHFCCWQCDESLTGQRYVLRDEHPYCIKCYESVFANSCEECNKIIGIDSKDLSYKDKHWHEACFLCNRCRVSLVDKQFGSKVDKIYCGNCYDAQFASRCDGCGEIFRAGTKKMEYKTRQWHEKCFCCVVCKNPIGTKSFIPREQEIYCAGCYEDKFATRCVKCNKIITSGGVTYKNEPWHRDCFTCSNCNNSLAGQRFTSRDDKPYCADCFGELFAKKCTACSKPITGIGGTRFISFEDRHWHNDCFICAGCKTSLVGRGFITDNEDIICPECAKMKLM